A window of Micromonospora eburnea genomic DNA:
GCGAGGATGGCCGGCACGATCGCGGTGGCGCGGCGTGGGCAGCATCGCAGTCTGGTCAGGATCTGCCAGGTCGTGAGCGTGGCGATGGCTCGTTCGCCACGAGCCCGGATTCTCGCGTGCGCCCGGTTGACCGCCTTCTGCCGGCGCGACAGCTTCGGTCGGAAGCGGTGCCGCTTGAACGGCGTGCGCAGGCTGCCCCGAGTGCCTTGGTAGCCCTTGCCGACGAAGGTCATCACGTCCGCGCTGGTCAGCGCGTCGCTCATGCCGTGGATGCGGGCGGCGGTAAGGGCCGTGGGTCGGGCGCGGCAGTGCCGGTGCGGTTTCATGCGTGCCAGATGGTCGGGCAGAATTCGGGATCGGCGTAGTCGGGCTCGCCGGTGGCGGTGCGGCGGACGAAGTGGTCGTGGTTGTACGCGACCACGCTGCCGTCGGAGCGGGTGAACCGGCGGTACCGGTTGTCGCCGTCCTGCAGGTGCAGCGAGATGGCGCGGCGCGGGCGGTCTGCGCGGTTCGCGCCGCTGCCGTGGTAGGTGCGGCAGTGGTGGAAGCTCATGTGGCCCTTGGGTATCGTCATCGGCAGCTTGACGATTTCGGCGTTGTTGAACGCGGCGTTCTGCTTCAACAGCTCCTCCAGCTCCGCCCAGCCGCGGTGGGCGAAATGCCGGGTGGTGCTGTCGTCACCGCCGATCTCCTGCCAGGTGTTGCTGCCGTCGACCATCGTGATGGTGCCCATCTCCTCGCCACAGTCGTGGAACGGGATGAACGCGGTCAGCATCTTCTGCGACGTGCTGGACTGCCAGTAATGCTTGTCGAAGTGCCAGGGCACCAGGTTGGTCGGCTCGTCCAGGCGCGGCGGCTTGTAGATCAGCGTGCTCTGGAAGATCCGGATCTCCCGCGCCCCGGCCAGCCGGGCGGCGACCGCACCGATCAGCGGCTTGCGCAGGATCGCGCCGATCTCGTCGGACTCGTAGTGGATGTAGTCGTTGTGCCGCTGGACCGGGCCGTTCTCCGGCTCCCAGTAGGCCAGCGTCGACGGCCGCTTCGGCAGCCGGCGGCCGCGCTGCCCGGCGTAGAACCGCTCGCTGGCAGCCAGCAGCGTGTCCACCTCGTCGTCGGTCAGCAGCTTTTTCGACAGGTACCAGCCGTGCCTGGCGTAGCCGGCGACGTCCTCGTCGGACGGCAGCAGGGCGCGCTCCCCGTCCGTCAGTACGAATTCAGTGGTCTGCATGTCCCGTTTCCCTGGGTAGTGGGTTGCCGTCAGGCTCCGACGGTGGTCTGAGCGCGCTCACGCTCCTTCGCCTCGTACAGCGCCTTGATGTTGTTGGTGCCGAAGGTGAGCGCCCCGTGCCGCTCGATCAGCTCGAAGAAAAGCGTCCGGCGTACGAGGGCCGACTCGGTGAAGATCTGGAACATTTCGCCCCAGTGGTCCCGGTCGACCAGGATGTTGCCGGCGCGCAGCCGGTCCATGGGCACGCCGACCGTCCCGAGCTGCCGCTCGATGCCGTCGTAGTAGCTGGACGGCGTGGCCAGGAACCGCACTCCCCGCTCGGTGAACGTACCCACCGCGGCGGCGATGTCGGCGGTGCTGAACGCGATGTGCTGGACGCCGGCACCGTCGTGCGAGCCGAGAAAGTCGTCGATCTGGCCGCGCGGCCGGGTGGTGTCCGGCGCGATGATCGTGAGCGTCACCGTGCGGCTGGCGTCCTGCACCACCTTGGAGTCCATCGCCTGCTCGCCTACCTCGATCCGCTCCTCGAAGATCTGCGCGAACCCGAACACCCGCTGGTAGTAGTCGGCGGTGCCGTCCAGCTCGCCGGCCGGCACGCAGACGGCGAAATGGTCAACGGTGGTCAGCAGCTTGCCCCCGGCGGGCGCGGACGCGGCGTCGATGGCGCCGGGCAGGAACGCCTCGCCGTCCCGGCGCTGGGTGAACCGGTGGTGCACGTCGCCGACGCCGGCGACGGTGGCGGTGATGACCTCCGCGCCGCCCGCGCGCCACGCTCGCGGCGCCTCGATGGCGAGGGCCCCGCGCTCGACCGCCTCGGTGAACGCCATTTCCGCGTCGTCGGTGCGCAGGCCGATCACGGCCACGCCGTCGCCGTGCCGGCCGACGTACGCCGTCGCCGGGTGCTCGGCGCGCAGGCCCGAGGTGAGCAACAGCCGGATGTCGCCGTGGCCGAGCAGCACGCTGTACTGGTCCGCCAGGGGGCCGGCCACACCGCCGCCGCACCCCAAAACGTCGAAGTCGAAGGCGGTGCGCAGATAGAACGCCGTCTGCTGGGCGTCGCCCACGTACAGCTCGACGTGGTCGACCTGTCGGATGTCCACAACTACTCTCCTTGCCCGACGGGGGTTTCCGGAGCTTCCCGGTCTGCCAGCCGGACCAGGAGGGCGTGGGACCGGTCCTGCTCGTCCGCTCCGCACGCCGGCTCGGCGAGCACGACGAGGGCGGTGTCCGCGTCGCCGTCGGCGAGCACGCCGGCGGCCAGGTCCAGCGCGTCGGCGTCCGGGTCGGCCACCGGGCTGGTGCACAGCACCGGGCCGCCGATGCCCCAGCGGGTAGCGACGTGGCCCAGCACGGCGTTCGCGACGGACTGGAAGAACAGCAGCGGCGAGACGCGCTCGCCGGCGTCCACCGCGGTCGCGATGGCCTCCGCGATGGCGATGTCACCGCGCACGCTGGCCAGGATCAGCGCGATCCGCTCGCCGTCGGCCGGGGGCACCGGCGGGCCGCCGTACCAGCGCGACAGGCAGCGGCCGGCGGTGGCGGCGACCAGCGGGCTGAACGAGGAGTACACGAAGCCGGGCAGCGGGTCGGGCTCGCCGTCGCCGGCCTCGGGCCAGCGCGCCTCGGCGAGTACGGTCAGCGTTTCCCGCGGTACGGCCGTCTCAAGCACGGTCGCCCGCCTTCACGACGAGCGCCGTGTTGGCGCCGCCGAACGCGGCGTTGACGCTCAGCGCGTACTCCACCTCGGCTGCGGCCGGCTCCAGAACCAGGTTCAGCGGGCACTCCGGATCCGGCTCCTGGAAGCCCGCGTTGACGGGCAGCCGACCACGTTGCAGCGCGGCCAGCGTGGCGACCAGCTCCACCAGGGCGGACGCCTCGAGCGCGTGCCCGTGCGCGGACTTGGTCGAGCTGACCGGCACCCGCCGGGCGTACCCGCCGAGCGCGCGGTGCAGGGCGTTGGTCTCGGCGGCGTCACTCTGCGCCGTGCCGGTGCCGTGCGCGTTGACGTAACCGATCCGCCCGGCCTCGACGCCCGCGCGGCCCAGTGCCGCGTCGACCGCGCGGGCCAGCCCGACGCCGTCCGGCCGGGGCTGGCACACGTGGTACGCGTCCCCGGCCCGGCCCCAGCCCACGACCTGGCCGAGCTGCTTCGCGCCGCGCCGCCGCGCCGCCTCTGCCGACTCCACGACGACCGCGGCTACGGCGTCGCCGAGCAGCATGCCGTCCCGGTCGCGGCTGAACGGGCGCACCGCGTCGCCCGGCGACAGCGCGCGCCCCGCGTCGAACGCGCCGAAGTAGTCCGCGTCGACCAGGTATCCACCGGCGACCAGGATCCGCTCGGCCCGCCCCGCGCGGATCATCACCGCCGCGTCGATGACGGCCGAGCTGGCCGCCACGCAGCCGGTCGTGTAGGCCCGGATCGCCCTGCCGAGGCCGCACCGCCCGGCCAGCGCCACCGCCGCCCCGGCCGCTCCGGTGGTGGCCGCCGCCGGGTCGGGCGAGCGGACCAGTGCCGGCTCGGCGTGCGCGGCCAGCAGCACCGGGCAGGCGGCCCGCTCGCCCGGGTCCAGGCCGGCGTCCCGGCACGCCTGGTGCGCCACGCCCGCGAGCTCTTCCGCCAGGCCCCCGGCATCGTCCAGTGCGGCGGCGGAGGTGGCCCGGCGGCCGGTCACGTCGAACCGGGTGACCGGGGCGAAGCCACGCCGCCCTTCGAGCACCGCGTCGCACAGGGCCGCGGTGCCGCGACCGAAGGCGGTGACCGCGGCCATGCCGGTCACCGTCACCGCGGTCGCCCGGTCAGCCATCACGGCCCGTTGTTTCCCGCTGTGCCTCGCGCAGCACACGGACGACACCGGTGACGGTACTCATCGAGGCCAGCAGTTCGTCGGTGAGGTCCAGGGCGATACCGAAGCGCCGTTCCACCTCGTAGACCAGCCAGGCCACGCCGAGCGAGTCGATCCGCTCCGGCACCTCGCCGGCCGGGCGGTCCGCCTGCGCGGCGAGGATGGCGACCACGGCGTCCCGGTCCGGCACTCCGGCGGCGGCCAGCTTCTCGACGTCGTTCTCGGCGGTTGCCATGGGTAGGTTGCCTCTCCTGTGGGGTCGGGGTGGATCAGGCGCCTGCCTTCACGGCCGCCTCCTCGACGGCCGCGCGCAACACGGACAGGTCCCGTACGACCTTGCCGCTGGCGGTCCGGGGCAGCTTCGGCAGCAGGTGCAGCCGGCGCGGCCGCTTGTACGCGGCCAGCCGGCCGGCCAGCTCGTCGGCGATCCCGTCGGCGCTGTGCCCGTCCGCGACGGCCAGGAACGCCTCGATGCCGCCGTCGAACAGCACCACGGCCTCGGTCACACCGGGCAGCTCGACCAACGTCTGCTCCACGTCGGTCAGGTCCACCTTGAGACCGGCGATGGAGACCTGCGAGTCCAGCCGCCCGGTGACCGTCACCAGGCCGGTCTCCTCGTCGACGGTGCCGGCGTCCCGGGTGCACAGCCAGCCGTCGATCCAGCGGCCCGGCGCCGCCGCACCGACGTACGGCGTGCGCGGCCGCGCGACCAGCAGCTGCCCGCTCTCCTCCCGCAGCGCCATGCCGGACACCGGTGCGAGCGCCGGGCGATGCTCGCCGGCCAGGTCGGTGGCGATGACGCCGACCTCGGTCATCCCGTACATGATGCCCAGCGGCACGTCCGGGTACTTCACGGCGAACGCGCGCACGGTGCGCGGCGGCACCACCTCGCCGCCGACGATCATGCGGGCCAGCCGGGGCAGGGACGGCGGCTCGTCCACCGAGGCGAGCAGGTCGATGTGGAACCGGACGCCGAGGATCGTGGCCGGCTCGGGGCCGGCCTCGACCGCGGCCAGAATGTCTTTCGTGGTCAGGAACGCCGGTACGACCAGCGAGACGTCCGCCGCCAGCCCGTACAGCAGGCCGCCGACCAGGCCGAGCACGTGCACCATCGAGGCCAGCAGCACGATCCGCTCGCCCGGCCGCGGGTATCCGGCCAGCTGCCGGTACCGGTCGATCTCGGTCAACAGGTCCTCGGCCGTACGACCGATCACCTTGGACGGGCCAGTGGAGCCGGAGCTGAGCTGGAGCAGCGCGTGGTCGGTGCCGGCCGGGTCGCCGTCCCGCGCCGTGATCGCGGCGGTGACCGAGGTGTACCCGCGCAGCAGGTGCTGCCGCGGCTCCGCCGAACTGACCAGCAACTGCGGCCGGATCACCGACATCGCCCGCTCCGCCTCGAACGGCGTGAGCCGGTGATCCAGCAGGGATACTTGGGCGCCGAGCCGCCAGGCGGCCAGCAGGTTCACCACGTACGTCAGCCCGGGCGGTAGCTGGAGGCTGACCGTCCCGCCCGCGCACAGCCCGGCGCCGGCCAGCTCCTCGCACCGGTCCGCGACCAGCTCGCGCAGCTCGGTGCGGGTCACCAGCCGGTCGAACCGGAGGCACGCCCGCTCGTCGGCGCCGGCCAGCAGATGCCTGTCGACCCAGTCCACGTCCCGCCGCACGTCAATCCCCTAAGAAAATGGTCGTGGTCAAGATTTCAGGAATTGGGTAGATGCGCTCGCAGAATTGCTGCCTCAACCGACCGATGCGAAGTTATCAGCGCCGCTCGCGACCGGTCAACGCCCGCACCACCAGGCTCTACGTCCGCTACATTCGAAGCACGCGCGATATTCGAGCAGTCCTCTAGCAATTCCTCCAGGCCGCCTTTACCGCACCTGCAACGCGCCCCATTAGATTGTCCGGGACAAATTCGGGCGATCGATCGGGGAGGGCATTGAAGTCCCGGGTGGGCCGGCCGGGATCCGGCTGGACGAGCTGGTCGGGCTGCTCGATCCGGCCGCCCTCGATCCGGTCGCGGAACCGTCCGCGACGGACCTGGTGACGCGGGTGACCGGAGCGTTCGCCGGCGTGGCACCGGTCGGCGCGGCGCGGCTGTTCGGCGGGTTCCTGGCCGCACAAGCCTGGTCGCCGCCGCACGCACGGTGCCGGCGACCCGCCCGGTGCACCTGGTCGCCACCGTCGCCCAGGAGGGCCTGGTCCGCTCACTCGGCTTGCTGCGCCGGGCGAGCCAGCAGCAGGCCCTCCTGGGCCACCGTGGCCACCAGGTCGCCGTTCATCGCGTACAGGCCGCCGGTCGCCAGGCCACGACCGCCCGCCGCCCACGGGCTGCGGCAGTCGTACAGCAGCCACTCGTCGGCACGACAGGGCCGATGGAACCACACCGTGTGGTCGATGCTGACGCCGGCGTCACCTGGCCTCCATGCCTGCCCGTGCCCGGCCACCATCGAACTCAGCAGCAGTGGCAGATCCGAGATGAACGTCAGCGCGCCGGCATGTACCAACGGGTCGTCGGGCAGCTTGCCGGCCACCCTCACCCAGGCCCGGCGCGGCACGTCGCCCGCTCGCTCCCCAGCCTTCCGCGCCTCTCCAGCCTTCTGCGCCCAGGGCGGAGGGCCGATGTACCTGGCGTCGAACGCGAAGAGCATGTGTTCCACGGCGGCCAGCGTGCCCGGCGCGCGGGCGAGCACCTGGGCAAGGTTCGGCACCTCGTCCGGTGGAGGGACCTCCGGCGGAGGCTGCGCGTGCTCCAGCCCGCTGCCGGGATCGTGGAACGAGGCGGTCAGGAAGAAGATCGGTGTTTCGCGCTGGACAGCGACCACGCGCCGGGTGGACATGGATCGGCCGTCGCGAAGGGTTTCGACCAGATAGGTGACCGGCCTGTGGCTGTCACCCGGGCGGATGAAGTACGCGTGCAGCGAGTGCACCGGTCGACCGGACCTCACCGTGCGTCCGGCCGCGGCCAGCGCCTGCGCGGCGATGAGCCCTCCGTACCGGCGAGCGGGCCCGCGCGCCGCGCCGCGACCGGCGAACACACCGGCGAGGGGGACCAGCCGATCCGTTACGGCCGGATCGCCTGTGGGCTCGACCGCTGCCAGGTCGAGCAGCCCGACCAACTCGTCGACGGCCGCTCGGCCGCTGGCGACCGCCGCTGGTTCGCCCCTCATGTCGCGAGGTACTTGTCGACCTCGTCGGCGGCGACCAGCGTGCCATGAGGTTCCGCGCGCATCCGCTCGCCGAGCTGTGCCGCACGCCGCCGTACCGGATCCGTCATCAGGCGGGACATGCCTGACCGCAACACCTCCTCGGACAGGTCGGTGAACCGCACGTGCACGCCGGCACCGAGCCGTTCCAGCTGACGGCCCCAGAACGGCTGGTCGGCGAAGGATGAGCAGACCATCGTCGGTATGCCGGCGCGCACGCCGGCGGCGGTGACGGTGGCGCTGCCGTGGTGTACCACCATGGCACAGCGCGGCAGCACGACGTCGTAATCCACATAGTGCACAACGCGCAGCTCCGGTGTCGCGGGCGGCTCGACCCCGGACAGGCCCCAGCCGGTGACCACCAGGCCACGCAGACCCAGCGACCGGCAGACCCGTCCGATGCTCGCCAGCGTCGCGGCCGGATCCGACACGTGCGTGCTGCCGAACGTGATCAGAGCCGGCGGCTCGCCCGCGTCCAGCCACCGCGCCAGCTCCGGATCGAGTGCGGACAGGCCGACGCGGTGCAGGTCGGACGGGGTAAACCGCAGGTCGCCGACGATCGGCCGGTAGGCATCCCAGGTCAGGCCGGGCACCAGAGTGGGGCTGTAGCCCTGCAACTCCAACGGCCGCCTCAGCTGCGCCGGGCGCGGCGGCATCGGCGCGAGCCCGAGCCGGCGGCGGAACCGGAACACCTGGTCGCGCCGGTACCGCCAGGCCCGTCGCGCGTAGTGCACGTAGGTCGCCCGGTTCGCGGCGGCGTCCGGCAGGGGATCGGGAGTCACCAGCGGATGCGGCACCACGTCGTTCGGCCGGGCCGGCGTGAGGTCGTACGCGACGAGGGGGACGTCGCGCGCCTCCGCCAGCGCCGTGGCCCACTGCTCGCTGACCACGGCGCACATGATGGCCTCGCAGCCGGCGCTGAGATCGATCGCCTCGTCGCTGAACCGTTCGCCGTACTCCTGGTATGCCTCGTGCGAGCGCTGGAGGAAGGCGTCGAGATCGGTCATGGTGACCCACTCCCGGCCGCGCTCGGACCGCATAATTCGCTGCTGGTCCCATCCGACCGGTACCACGTCGAGCCCCAGCCGCCGGGGCATGTCCACCAGGTTGGGCGACACACCGATGCGTACCTGGTGGCCACGGCGGGCCAGCTCGGCGGCGAGCGCGGTCAGCGGGTAGACGTCACCGCGGCTGCCGAGCGCCAGAACGGCGATGCGCATCCTCGTTACTCCTCTGGTCCTCGGCCCGCCGCCGACGGCGTCATCATGCGGTGTCTCCACTCAGGTCGGTGGAAAGCGCGATGTGCTTCTGGTCTTCAAGATCTGCCAGGCGTGCCGTCAGCCCGCGCCGGATCAGCCCGTACGCGTCGCTGCCGAGCGCCAGCCGCAGCGGGGCGGTCGGACGCGTGGCAACGTCGACGATGGCGCAGGCCATCTTCGCCAGGTCGCCGCGGCACGACAGGCGACCGTCCTCGGCCCGGCGACGAAGGACCGCGGCCGGGGTGTCCGCGTAGGCGGGCAGCGCAGCGGTCACCTCCTTGCCGCGGCCGAAGAAGCCGGTGCGTACGGTGCCGGGCTCGACGATCGTCACGCCTATTCCGAAGCCCTTCACCTCGGCGGCCAGCGACTCGAAGAAGCCCTCCACGCCCCACTTGGTGGCGCAGTAAACCGCCGTGCCGGGGGCCGCGCGCTGCCCGGCCATGCTGGAGATCTGGACGATCCGCCCGTGGCCCTGCGCGCGCAGGTACGGCAGCACCGCCTGGGCCAGGTGAATAGGCCCGGTCAGGTTCGTCCGGATCTGCCGCTCGATCTGGTCGCGGCTGGCCTCCTCGGCCGCGCCGACCAGCGCGTACCCGGCGTTGCTGATCACCACGTCGATGCGGCCGAGCGCCTCGACTGCGTCGGCGACCACCTGCCGGATCCGCTCCGGATCGGTGACGTCCAGCCGTGCCGTCCACAGTCGTCTCCCCGAGGACGGCCCCAGATCCGACAGCGCGTGCGGAACGCGCGCCGTGGCCGCCACCGTCTCGCCCCGTGCCAGCAGCTCGGTCACCAGCGCCCGGCCGAGACCGGCCGAGCTTCCGGTGATGAGCCAGGTACGGGTGGGCGCGGTCATACCCGCGCCCACGCCGGGACGTCCAGGATCTCCAGGACCGCACAGGACATCGTCGCTGGCGCGCCACCGAACAGCAGCAGGTGGTCGCCGGCCGCGAGCTGCCCGGTGACCAGCAGGTGGTTGAGGGACAGCAGCTGGTCGCTCGCGCCGGTGTGCCCGATGCCGCGGCCGAACTGCCAGGTGGTGCGCTCCATCGCGATACCCAGCGGCTCCAGCAGATCCTGCTGCACCATGTAGGCCGCCGAGTTCCCGCAGATGAGCCGGGTCATGTCGACCAGCTTCCGGTCCGCCTCGTCCAGCGTCCGTTCGATCAGGTCCAGCCGTGCCCGGGTCCTCAGCTCGGCGGCGTCGGTCAGCGACATCACGTTGTCGCGGAAGTATTCGGCACGCTCGCGCATGTCGATTGTCCGGCCCTGCCTCACGAGCGGCGGATACAGCGGCTCGCCGCCGCGGTACAGCGACTCCACCTCGGGCACCGCCACGCTGCCCACGGCGCGCAGCCGGGCGAAGCCCTCGTCGCGGTCCAGCAGCAGCGCGCTGCCGGCGTCGCCCAGGATGAACCCGGGCGCCGAGTTCCACCGGTCGATCAGCGGTGAGCCGAGATTCTCCGCGGTGGTCACCAGCACCGTCCGGGCTGCCGCCGCGACGGCCAGGTGCCCGGCGGCGATCTCCAGCGCCGCGAACACGCCGTTGCAGCCCAGCCGGATCTCGAACGCGGGGGCCGGCGTACCGACGATCTCCCGCTGGATGTACGGGCCGGGCAGCCACATCTCGGGGCCCTGGAAGTGGATGGACGCGTGCAGCACCAGATCGATCCTGGCCGGATCGAGGGCGGCACGGGACAGCGCCTGGCGGGCCGCACGCACGGCCATCTCCGGGGGCGAGACGTCTCCGGCGATACAGACACCGGTCAGCCTGTTCTCCAGGTACGCGGCCGGACTGTACTCGCCGCGCCGGGCGGCCTGCCCGGCATCCGTAACGGGGGGTTGAAAGACACCCAGCCCGCAGAGGTAAACGTTGGTGACTTTCACACGCGTCTCCCCAAATCGGCCGGCCGTAGCGCCACGTCTGCCTTTTCGAAAGACTTTAGGGCTCTCCCGCAGAAACGCGGCACAGGTGGCCTCGACGCCGCATTGAGAAACGCTTGAGTCTTACCATCGCATTGGCCGCAGGATGCGTTGGGGCCGCATTGTCCCGCGTTGACCGACCCGGTCACCCGCTGATAACTTCGGACGACGCATTTTGGAAATGTGTTCTCGGCAGGCGCGATAATCCTGGGGGCAGTCGGTGGCAAATTTCGACTTTACCGACTGACTTCACCTTGTCCAGTGAATCGCGGTCGGTCCGGGCCGGGTCGACATACGCCGATAGCCGGGCCGCGCACACCCTACGCCGCCTCCGCTGCGGGGCGCCAGGTCGGAGGCTGGCTCCGCACCAGGAACGCCGGGAAGGTCCAGCCAGGACACCGGCTTGCCGCCCGGTATCACCGTCCGAAAGGAAGGTAGCTGAACCATGTCAGTCGACGATGTCATGGCGTTCACCATCCAGGCGCTGCAGGAGATGAACTTCTACACCGACGATACCGGTCCGGACAGCATGCTCGGGCCATCCGGCGTGGACCTCGACTCGCTCGCCGTGTCCGAGCTCGCGCTGCGCATCGAGGAGCAGTACGGCGTGACGTTCGACGACGACGACATCGAAACCCTGGCCATCATGACGCTCGGCGAGTTCGCCGCGGAGGTGGCCAAGCGGGCGGAGTTGGTACCGCAAGTCGACGAGGCGCGCAGCTGACGGCGGTGGGGCACCGAGCTCGACGACGACCCGCTGAGCGTACGACCCGACGGCGGTGACCAGCATGGCTCCGGTCACCGCCAACGGTCGCGCCCGTCCCGACGAGTGGCGGAATGAGGAGACAGCGTCATGGAAGGCGACCCGACCGAGGACGGGCACGCGCGGCTGTATCGGACCGTCCGGCTGATCCGCCGCTTCGAGGAGCGCGCCATCGACCTCGTGCGATCCGGCGACATCCCCGGCATCCACCCCTGCATCGGCCAAGAGGCGGCCGCCGCCGGCGTATGCGCAGCCCTGCGGCCGGACGATGTCGTGCTGTCCAACCATCGCGGGCATGGACACCTGCTGGCCAAGGGGTGCGACCCGGGCCGGCTGATGGCCGAACTTCTCGGTCGAGTCACCGGCGTCGGGCACGGAGGCGGGGGGTCGCTGCACCCGGCCGACCTCGACAACCACGTGTACGGCGCCACCGCCACCGTCGGCCACGGTGCCGCGATCGCCTCCGGAGTCGGCTGGGCGCTGGCGAAGCAGGGGGGAGGCCGGCTCGCGGTCGCGTTCTTCGGCGACGGCGCGGTCAACCAGGGTGCGCTGCTGGAGGCGTTCAACCTCGCGTCGCTGTGGCGGGTGCCCGTACTGCTGGTGTGCGAGAACAACTCGTACGCGACCACGCTGGCCGCGGGCAGGGGCAACGCCGGATCTGTCGTCGGGCGGGCGGAGGGATTCGGCATCCCCGCGTCCACAGTTGACGGGCAGGACCCGGTCCTGGTGCGGAAAGCGGCACGGCAGGCCGTACACAGGGCCCGGACCGGGGGCGGGCCGAGCGTCCTGGAGCTGCTGACGTACCGGTACGAGGGCCACCACACCTTCGAGCTGAGGACCCGTCTGCGCTACCGGGACAAGGCGGAGGTGGAGCGGTGGCGAGAGCGCGACCCGCTGCGCATCCAGGGAGAACGGGTCCGGGCCGAGAAACGGAAGCTGATCGACGCGGAGGTCGAGGCGACCCTCGAAAAGGCGGTCCGGTCGGCGCTGAACAGTCCGGCGCCAGACCCCACCGACCCGCTGCGCTACCTGTACGCCGACGGCTTGCGTACCCGTGGAGGAGTCTCCCATGCCTAGGCTGCACTACCTCAAGGCAATGAATCTCGCGCTCCGCGACGAGATGGCCCGCGACCCCGCGGTCTTCCTGATGGGCGAGGACGTCCACCTGGCACTGACCAACGTGGCCACCGGGCTGCTGTCCCGGTTCGGGCCGGACCGCGTGCTCGAGACGCCCCTGTCCGAGCAGGGGTTCACCAACTTCGCCACCGGCGCGGCCCTGGCCGGTCGCCGGCCGGTGGTGGAGTACCAGATCCCCTTTCTGCTGATGCTGGTGCTGGAGCAGATCGTCAACCAGGCCAGCCGCTTCTCGCTGATGAGCGGAGGCCGGTTCCGGGTGCCGGTGACCTATCTGCTGCCGGCTGCAGGCTGGAAGGCCGGCTGGGGCGCCCAGCACTCGGACCAGCCGTATCCGCTTTTTGTCCACATGGGAGTGAAGGTCGTCGTGCCGGCCACGCCGACGGACGCGTACGGGCTGCTCACCAGCGCGATCCGCGACGATGACCCGGTGGTGGTGTTCGCCCCGATCGCGGCGCACGGCGTCCAGGAGACCGTGGCGTTCGAGGACCTGGTGCCGGTGCCGCTCGGCGTCGGCCGGGTGCACCGCGCCGGCGACGACGTGACCGTGGTGGCCGTGGGGCACCTCGTCCACGACGCGCTCGCGGTCGCCGAGGACCTGGCCGATGAGGTGTCCGTGGAGGTGTTCGATCCCCGCACGCTGCACCCGTTCGACTGGTCCGGCCTGGCCGCCTCGGTGGAACGCACCGGGCGGCTGGTGGTGCTCGACGACGCCAACCGGGCCTGCGGAATGGCGGCGGAGATCGTCGCCACCGCGGCCGAGGAGATGCGGCTTGTCGCACCGCCGAGGCGGATCACCCGCCCTGACGGCGCGGTGCTCGGCGGCGTGGCCGCGCTGGACCTGGCCATGCAACCCAACCGCGAGCAGCTGGCGGCCGCCATCAGGCGGGTCATGAAGTGAGTGCGGGGCGCCGTCCGCGCGCCCCGCACTCGCCTCATGTCAACGGCGGCCGGGGGCGCCCAGCTGGCTGAACACCTCGCCGGCCAGCTCGGCGACGCTGTGGCCGCCGAGCATCTTCGCGATCGGCAGCATCATGCCCAGGTCGCGCTGGACCCGGGTACGGACCTCCACGGCCATCAGCGAGTCCAGGCCCTGCCGCTTGAGCGGGCGCCGCGGGTGTACCTGCGCCGACGGCATGCCCAGCACATCGGCGAGGACCTGAGCGAGGTAACGCTCCACAGCGGCCCGATCGGTCAGCGTGCCCACCACCCCGTTACCCGCGACCGCCGCGGTGTCGGCGTCTGCGTTGCCGGTATCCGCGAGGTCGGCCGGCGGCGGGCTCGTGGGCGTCGGTGCCGGCGATACCCGCGGCACGGCGCGCGCCGGGAACGTCGGGGCAGGGATGGCTGCCTCGGCGGTGGGGCCGGCGAGCAGGTCGCGCAGCAGTGGCGATGCGGCCGCGTCCGGATGCGCGGTGGCCCACCGCTGCCAGTCCGCGGGCAGCACCACGCCGTGGGTGGCGCCCCTGGCCAGCAGCAGGCGCAGCGCCTCGATGCCTTCCCGCGGGCTGAACGTGTCCATCCCGGTCGGGTTGATCGCGCGG
This region includes:
- a CDS encoding alpha-ketoacid dehydrogenase subunit beta yields the protein MPRLHYLKAMNLALRDEMARDPAVFLMGEDVHLALTNVATGLLSRFGPDRVLETPLSEQGFTNFATGAALAGRRPVVEYQIPFLLMLVLEQIVNQASRFSLMSGGRFRVPVTYLLPAAGWKAGWGAQHSDQPYPLFVHMGVKVVVPATPTDAYGLLTSAIRDDDPVVVFAPIAAHGVQETVAFEDLVPVPLGVGRVHRAGDDVTVVAVGHLVHDALAVAEDLADEVSVEVFDPRTLHPFDWSGLAASVERTGRLVVLDDANRACGMAAEIVATAAEEMRLVAPPRRITRPDGAVLGGVAALDLAMQPNREQLAAAIRRVMK